A genomic stretch from Edaphobacter aggregans includes:
- a CDS encoding TonB-dependent receptor: MTRSIKGMLLLLVPLILACLTSTLRAQTSFGQIAGNVTDATGAAVPAATVTVTNVGTTQARSVTTDERGYFIITSLPIGDYSLQVTSTGFRGENRTGISITADAHLTADFQLQIGGATETVTVSAVTGETLNTTSGEISHVIDPKQVANLPLNGRNYIQLMTLIPGAITTNPDNFAITTSLASNTQSINGNRADSSNLTVDGAYNQVAGSNSSLMNNVSPDFIQEVKIATSNFSAEYGRTSGPAFNIVTKSGSNGFHGGAFYFMRNNYLDARNYFAAKKTQLIYNDFGYSIGGPIFRDKLFFFGGEEWRRLRQQAAPTRFTVPDSAQLAGNFSGLGQLFYPGTKNPIPGNNIASMITPDGRAMANVYSTMVGLGLSYTDTVTANNLTLAPSNPLNFRQDFVRLDYHLNDRHFLYGRWINDNNSLIDPYGTFSDSGVLPTTPTQRNRPGQSYLLNHTWNISPTLINQAQVNFSWAAQRIPPYGVNWQRSTFGFQFNRLYPGGGSYPTGIPKVTITGFAPFQGPNFALKSPTTDIELGDSISFIKGNHLIKAGVIVIRDRVDQNGRPYYTGNINFNGSNASLTTGNAMADALIGNFASYSEASSDPTGHFRFTQPEAFVQDSWRMLRNLSIEYGIRFQYIQSMYTQGNNMGNFDPSVYAAGTPVQLNTNGTLVPNSGNPYNGLVRAGSGIPSDQVQRVPNVNTALFPLIPAGAPRGLYNMNGAVGPRFGFAYAADEKTSIRGGYGVFFFRPEGNLTFSQVNVAPFLSNTEFDNGNLATLGTGTPNTSAIQGTITAINPHLINPYVQQYSLGVQRQLPYDILLETSYVGNVGRHLVRQPNVNFPSLTGTAANPTFSTNYFNPYKGYSTISMWLSDSTTNYNSLQLYAVKRAGRVTFTAGYTYAKNLGDSSSNNVTLENWQNIPYNYGSLSIDRKHAFVGTAVWQIAELRGQNMMVREVLGGWQLSGVGRAQSGPYYSITSSTATGTRRSDFLGGPYLVQSGRNANNYINKAAFGTPPATRFGNSGVAPVEGPGLQQIDATLAKTFAAERRVQARFQWDMFNVLNRTNYSNLNATTTASSFGTISAAYPPRQMQFGLRIIF, encoded by the coding sequence ATGACACGATCCATCAAAGGAATGCTTCTCCTTCTGGTACCGCTGATCCTGGCGTGCCTGACCTCAACGCTCCGTGCACAAACCTCGTTCGGACAGATCGCAGGCAACGTCACCGATGCAACCGGTGCTGCTGTTCCAGCCGCAACTGTCACAGTCACCAACGTTGGAACAACGCAGGCACGTTCGGTCACCACCGACGAGCGAGGCTATTTCATCATCACCAGTCTTCCCATCGGCGATTACTCCTTGCAGGTAACATCTACCGGTTTTCGCGGTGAGAATCGCACTGGCATCTCCATCACGGCCGACGCCCACCTTACCGCCGACTTCCAACTCCAGATCGGCGGCGCCACCGAAACCGTCACCGTCTCAGCCGTGACAGGCGAAACCCTCAACACCACCAGCGGCGAAATCTCTCACGTCATCGACCCCAAGCAGGTCGCGAACCTCCCGCTCAATGGGCGCAACTACATTCAGCTGATGACCCTCATCCCGGGCGCCATCACCACCAATCCCGATAACTTCGCAATCACTACCAGCCTCGCGTCCAACACCCAATCTATCAACGGCAACCGTGCCGACTCCTCCAATCTCACCGTCGATGGCGCCTACAACCAGGTCGCTGGCTCGAACTCCAGCTTGATGAATAACGTCAGCCCCGACTTCATTCAGGAAGTTAAGATTGCAACTTCGAACTTTTCCGCTGAATACGGCCGCACCTCTGGCCCCGCCTTCAATATCGTGACCAAGAGCGGCTCCAACGGCTTCCACGGCGGCGCCTTCTACTTCATGCGCAACAACTATCTGGACGCCCGCAACTACTTCGCAGCCAAAAAGACGCAGCTCATCTATAACGACTTCGGTTACAGCATCGGCGGCCCTATCTTCCGCGACAAGCTCTTCTTCTTCGGCGGCGAAGAGTGGCGTCGTTTGCGCCAGCAGGCAGCGCCCACGCGCTTTACCGTTCCTGACTCCGCTCAGCTCGCCGGCAACTTCTCTGGTTTGGGACAGCTCTTCTACCCTGGGACCAAGAATCCCATTCCCGGCAACAACATCGCCTCGATGATCACTCCAGATGGTCGCGCCATGGCCAACGTCTACAGTACGATGGTCGGGTTAGGGCTGAGTTATACCGATACAGTCACAGCGAACAACCTCACGCTGGCCCCTTCGAATCCGCTCAACTTCCGTCAGGACTTCGTTCGTCTCGACTATCACCTCAACGACAGGCACTTCCTCTATGGCCGTTGGATCAACGACAACAACTCTCTGATCGATCCCTACGGAACCTTCTCAGACAGCGGAGTCCTGCCCACCACACCAACGCAGCGCAATCGTCCCGGACAGAGCTACCTCCTCAATCACACCTGGAACATCTCCCCAACCCTCATCAACCAGGCACAGGTCAACTTCAGCTGGGCCGCACAGCGTATTCCTCCCTACGGCGTCAACTGGCAACGTTCCACCTTCGGCTTCCAGTTCAACCGTCTCTATCCAGGCGGCGGATCGTATCCCACCGGAATCCCTAAGGTCACGATCACCGGCTTCGCGCCATTCCAGGGCCCCAACTTTGCCCTCAAGTCGCCGACAACGGATATCGAGCTTGGCGATTCGATCTCCTTCATCAAGGGCAACCACCTCATCAAGGCCGGCGTCATCGTCATCCGCGATCGCGTCGATCAGAACGGCCGCCCCTACTACACCGGCAACATCAACTTCAACGGAAGCAACGCCTCACTCACCACGGGCAACGCGATGGCCGACGCTCTCATCGGCAACTTCGCCAGCTACTCCGAAGCTAGCTCCGACCCAACCGGACACTTCCGCTTCACCCAACCCGAAGCCTTCGTCCAGGACTCCTGGAGAATGCTCCGTAACCTCAGCATCGAGTACGGCATCCGCTTCCAGTACATCCAGTCCATGTACACGCAGGGCAACAACATGGGCAACTTCGATCCCTCGGTGTACGCAGCTGGCACCCCCGTGCAGCTCAACACCAACGGAACACTTGTTCCCAACTCCGGCAATCCTTACAACGGACTCGTTCGTGCTGGAAGCGGCATCCCCTCCGATCAGGTCCAGCGCGTACCCAACGTCAACACCGCGCTCTTCCCGCTCATCCCGGCTGGAGCACCTCGCGGTCTCTACAATATGAATGGAGCTGTAGGGCCGAGGTTCGGTTTCGCTTACGCTGCGGATGAGAAGACCTCCATTCGCGGTGGCTACGGAGTCTTCTTCTTCCGTCCCGAAGGCAACCTGACCTTTAGCCAGGTCAACGTCGCGCCGTTCCTCTCCAACACGGAGTTCGACAACGGCAACCTCGCCACGCTGGGCACTGGCACACCGAACACCAGCGCAATTCAGGGCACCATTACCGCGATCAATCCCCACCTGATCAACCCCTACGTCCAACAGTACAGCCTCGGCGTGCAGCGTCAGCTCCCCTACGACATCCTGCTCGAAACCTCCTACGTAGGAAACGTCGGACGCCACCTAGTGCGCCAGCCAAACGTCAACTTCCCCAGCCTCACTGGCACCGCGGCAAATCCCACCTTCAGCACCAACTACTTCAATCCGTACAAGGGCTATAGCACTATCAGTATGTGGTTGAGCGACTCCACCACCAACTACAACTCGCTGCAGCTCTACGCCGTCAAACGTGCTGGCCGGGTCACCTTCACCGCCGGTTACACCTACGCCAAGAACCTCGGCGACTCCTCCAGCAACAACGTGACGCTGGAGAACTGGCAGAACATTCCCTACAACTATGGCTCTCTTAGCATCGATCGCAAACACGCCTTTGTAGGAACGGCTGTCTGGCAGATCGCCGAACTCAGAGGTCAGAACATGATGGTGAGGGAAGTCCTTGGCGGCTGGCAGTTGAGCGGAGTAGGACGCGCTCAGAGCGGCCCCTACTACTCCATCACCAGCAGCACCGCGACCGGCACCCGCCGTTCGGACTTCCTCGGTGGCCCCTATCTCGTTCAGAGCGGCCGCAACGCAAACAACTACATCAACAAGGCTGCATTCGGCACCCCACCGGCCACCCGCTTCGGCAACTCGGGTGTTGCTCCAGTAGAAGGCCCGGGCTTGCAGCAGATTGACGCCACACTGGCAAAGACCTTCGCCGCCGAAAGGCGCGTGCAGGCCAGGTTCCAGTGGGACATGTTCAACGTCCTGAACCGCACCAACTACTCCAACCTCAACGCAACAACAACGGCGAGCAGCTTCGGAACGATCTCCGCTGCCTACCCACCAAGGCAGATGCAGTTCGGACTCAGAATCATCTTCTAA
- a CDS encoding BlaI/MecI/CopY family transcriptional regulator yields the protein MEYQIMEALWEKSEISLREIQESFPAEPRPAYTTIQTMVYRLEAKGIVRRVRKVGNFHLFAASITRDAAQRRLVDDLLTLFGGRSQLVMAHLIKGGKLSLADVKEAEKMLRQLSSKEK from the coding sequence ATGGAATACCAGATCATGGAGGCGCTGTGGGAGAAGAGCGAGATTTCCCTTCGAGAGATACAAGAGTCCTTTCCCGCAGAGCCGCGGCCAGCCTACACCACGATTCAGACCATGGTTTACCGGCTGGAGGCGAAAGGAATCGTGCGCCGGGTGAGGAAGGTGGGAAACTTCCACCTTTTTGCAGCTTCGATCACGCGAGACGCTGCCCAGCGCCGCTTGGTTGATGATTTGCTGACGCTGTTCGGCGGCCGCTCCCAGCTTGTGATGGCGCACCTGATCAAAGGCGGCAAGTTGTCTCTTGCAGACGTGAAAGAGGCAGAGAAGATGTTGCGGCAACTTTCTTCGAAGGAGAAGTAG
- a CDS encoding YidB family protein translates to MGILDTIQALAGQAGQAAGTDQAKVAGGFIEALTQHPEGIQGLLNSFKQNGMEEHVGAWSTGQNATATPEQVQQGLSGTGLIEKTAERAGVSPQIVQTALATILPMAIQHFAPNGQAAEQGSLGGLAQQFLGKLV, encoded by the coding sequence ATGGGAATTCTGGATACGATTCAGGCTTTAGCCGGACAGGCTGGACAGGCTGCCGGGACGGATCAGGCTAAGGTAGCGGGTGGTTTTATTGAGGCGTTGACGCAGCATCCTGAGGGAATTCAGGGGCTGCTGAACAGCTTCAAACAGAATGGGATGGAAGAGCATGTCGGCGCATGGAGCACCGGGCAGAATGCTACAGCGACCCCCGAGCAGGTACAGCAGGGGCTGAGTGGAACCGGCCTTATCGAGAAGACAGCGGAGCGCGCGGGTGTATCGCCGCAGATTGTGCAGACTGCGCTGGCGACGATTTTGCCGATGGCGATTCAACACTTTGCGCCAAATGGGCAGGCTGCGGAGCAGGGTTCTCTGGGCGGTCTGGCGCAGCAGTTTCTGGGCAAGCTGGTCTAG
- a CDS encoding M56 family metallopeptidase, with protein MFTELWKESWSAAIVNHLWQSTLVMLVAWLLTLLLKRNQARTRYWIWMTASLKLLVPFSLLAAIGDWLRPASMSPIGSPQLASAMVKMAHPFLQSPQSSESFTTAFAEPATVASAPHHGSLLPEIFVVLWLCGFLFLLLRWSRDWWAIRSMLRSASRMPLPIDVPVFSTSRMIEPGIVGIIRPVLLLPEKIVDRLPAPQLRSILAHENCHVLRRDNLTAAIHMAVEAIFWFHPGVWWIERRLIEERERACDEAVLQLGNEAEVYAESILNVCKFYTESTLACISGVTGSELKQRILRIMTNQVTLKLDLSRKLLLSTVGIAAISVPMVFGLLHITEGRVAEVRAQSAPANPAKNIAATWQGTLHTDRDLRFVVKITTVDDAMLRAIFYNIDGPTGGIPAISATFKGSLLKIDLPFATYEGTLGADGNSITGMWRQGQNPLPLNFARATLETEWTIPQPPRRLAPMAADANPTFEVATIKPGSPDEHGPRFWFDPHRFSVTHISLSQLIQFAYGLQRREIAGAPDWFSSETYDISAVPDGEGEPSIKQWQLMVRKLVADRFQLKFHYEKRELSVYALTVAKTGPKLTRSQGDPSQLPGLGFGPPGNMGATNATMADVAGAMQQGALDRPVVDQTELAGRFDLRLRWTPEEMHSATESSDAPPDLFTAIQEQLGLKLVSTKAPVDVIVIDRVERPSAN; from the coding sequence ATGTTCACCGAGCTCTGGAAAGAAAGCTGGTCGGCAGCAATCGTCAATCATTTATGGCAATCGACGCTGGTGATGCTAGTGGCGTGGCTGCTGACGCTGCTGTTGAAGCGTAACCAGGCGCGGACGCGCTACTGGATTTGGATGACGGCGTCTCTCAAGCTGCTTGTGCCATTCTCGCTGCTGGCTGCGATCGGTGATTGGCTTCGTCCTGCGAGCATGTCTCCGATAGGGAGCCCGCAGCTTGCCAGCGCCATGGTGAAGATGGCACATCCTTTTTTGCAGAGCCCACAGAGTTCGGAGTCGTTCACGACTGCTTTTGCCGAGCCAGCGACTGTTGCTTCGGCTCCTCACCACGGTAGTCTTCTTCCTGAGATTTTTGTGGTTCTGTGGCTGTGCGGATTCCTTTTCCTACTTCTGCGCTGGTCGCGCGACTGGTGGGCAATTCGCTCTATGCTGCGGTCGGCTTCTCGAATGCCCCTGCCGATCGATGTGCCAGTTTTCTCAACTTCGCGCATGATCGAACCCGGAATCGTCGGCATTATCCGTCCGGTACTTCTGCTGCCAGAAAAAATAGTGGATCGACTTCCGGCGCCCCAGCTTCGCAGTATCCTGGCGCACGAGAATTGCCATGTCCTACGTCGCGATAATCTTACGGCTGCGATCCACATGGCGGTCGAAGCGATCTTCTGGTTTCATCCGGGAGTCTGGTGGATAGAGCGACGCCTGATTGAAGAGCGCGAGCGGGCCTGCGATGAAGCGGTTTTGCAGCTCGGCAATGAAGCGGAAGTTTATGCAGAGAGTATTCTCAACGTCTGCAAGTTTTATACCGAGTCTACCCTCGCATGCATTTCGGGCGTTACGGGTTCGGAACTGAAGCAGCGCATTCTTCGCATCATGACGAATCAGGTGACGCTCAAATTGGATTTGAGCCGAAAACTACTGCTAAGCACCGTTGGGATCGCGGCGATCTCTGTTCCGATGGTCTTTGGGCTACTGCATATTACGGAGGGCAGGGTTGCGGAAGTTCGGGCTCAATCCGCGCCGGCAAACCCAGCCAAGAACATCGCCGCTACCTGGCAGGGGACACTGCATACGGATAGAGACTTACGCTTTGTGGTTAAAATCACGACGGTGGATGACGCGATGTTGAGGGCTATCTTCTACAACATCGACGGGCCAACGGGCGGCATACCTGCGATTTCCGCCACGTTCAAGGGCTCTTTGCTAAAGATCGATCTTCCCTTTGCCACATACGAAGGCACTCTGGGCGCCGATGGCAACTCCATCACAGGGATGTGGAGGCAAGGACAGAATCCGCTGCCGCTGAATTTTGCACGCGCCACGCTAGAGACTGAGTGGACGATTCCCCAGCCTCCACGGCGCTTGGCTCCCATGGCTGCGGACGCGAATCCGACATTTGAAGTCGCCACGATCAAGCCAGGCAGTCCTGATGAACATGGACCGAGATTCTGGTTTGATCCGCACCGCTTTTCGGTCACTCACATTTCTCTGAGCCAACTGATCCAGTTTGCCTATGGACTCCAACGACGCGAGATTGCGGGCGCACCCGATTGGTTTAGTTCGGAGACGTACGATATCTCCGCTGTACCCGATGGCGAGGGTGAACCAAGCATCAAGCAATGGCAATTGATGGTCAGAAAGCTGGTGGCGGATCGGTTTCAGCTCAAATTTCATTATGAAAAGCGAGAACTGAGCGTGTACGCGCTCACGGTCGCAAAGACTGGTCCCAAACTGACCAGAAGCCAGGGCGATCCTAGCCAACTCCCAGGTCTAGGATTCGGACCGCCGGGAAATATGGGCGCGACGAACGCAACGATGGCGGATGTTGCCGGAGCAATGCAACAGGGCGCTCTGGACCGGCCAGTGGTGGATCAGACCGAACTCGCAGGAAGGTTTGACTTGAGGTTGAGGTGGACGCCGGAGGAGATGCATTCGGCGACGGAAAGCTCTGATGCTCCGCCGGACCTTTTCACCGCGATTCAGGAACAGTTGGGGTTGAAGCTGGTATCGACCAAAGCTCCGGTAGATGTGATTGTGATTGACCGTGTCGAGAGGCCTTCGGCGAATTGA
- a CDS encoding response regulator has translation MKRRILLVDDEVAVLLTMKAILEISGFDVDTAASARDGKFKLRKNEYNMVITDMRMENDEAGAEVIRTAREAAYHPAVALLTAFPLADEDWQEMGADKMLVKPMHTRILLEQIERLMNSHEAGKSSGNGAEVAKTPGKGAAGKKAPAKKRVAGEKRTTPAKAAKKLAPKKALKKVSVKKAVKKAVAKKTSKRA, from the coding sequence ATGAAACGTCGGATCCTGCTGGTGGATGATGAAGTGGCTGTGCTGTTGACGATGAAGGCAATCCTGGAGATCAGCGGGTTTGATGTGGATACGGCCGCTTCCGCGCGTGACGGCAAGTTCAAGCTGCGCAAGAACGAATACAACATGGTGATCACCGACATGCGAATGGAGAATGACGAGGCGGGAGCCGAGGTGATCCGAACTGCGCGCGAGGCGGCGTATCATCCCGCGGTGGCACTGCTGACGGCGTTTCCGCTGGCGGACGAAGACTGGCAGGAGATGGGCGCCGACAAGATGTTGGTGAAGCCCATGCATACGCGGATTTTGCTGGAACAAATCGAGCGGTTGATGAATTCGCATGAGGCAGGGAAATCGAGCGGGAACGGAGCAGAGGTGGCCAAGACTCCGGGTAAGGGGGCGGCAGGGAAGAAGGCTCCGGCTAAGAAGAGAGTTGCCGGGGAGAAGAGGACAACTCCTGCCAAGGCAGCAAAGAAGTTGGCTCCTAAAAAGGCATTGAAGAAGGTCTCAGTAAAGAAGGCAGTGAAGAAGGCGGTGGCGAAGAAAACCTCCAAACGGGCGTGA
- a CDS encoding LacI family DNA-binding transcriptional regulator, with protein sequence MNIRAVAKRARVSTATVSRTINGSDKVSPKTAARVLRAVEDLNFYPDTNARALGTGRSRLYGLIISDITNPFFPELVKAFEDIAVEHGQEVMIANTNYDPVRMESCVIRMLQRKVDGVAIMTSEMDDRLIEVFSRRHVPLVFMDAGVPGLGVSSVRIDYHAGVAQAMDHLIELGHERIAFISGPLRLTSARTRFHAFTEGLERSHLKGNPNMIEEGNHRVDGGHDAMQRILSSGAKPTAILASNDLTAIGAMGAIYEHGLRVPEDISVIGYDDILLSAFTQPALTTLRLPREEIATAAFRALFHSREPGAAKPGQGAESLIQPSLVVRKSTGPAPR encoded by the coding sequence ATGAACATTCGAGCTGTAGCGAAGAGAGCGCGGGTTTCGACAGCAACTGTGTCCCGAACCATCAATGGCTCGGACAAGGTGAGTCCTAAGACGGCGGCGAGGGTGCTTCGCGCAGTCGAGGATTTGAATTTTTATCCTGATACGAATGCGCGGGCTCTGGGTACGGGCCGGAGCCGGCTTTATGGGCTGATTATCTCGGACATCACAAATCCCTTTTTCCCCGAATTGGTAAAGGCATTTGAAGATATCGCTGTGGAGCATGGCCAAGAGGTCATGATCGCAAATACGAACTACGACCCTGTGCGGATGGAGAGCTGCGTTATACGGATGCTTCAGCGCAAGGTGGACGGCGTTGCGATCATGACGTCAGAGATGGATGACCGGCTGATTGAGGTCTTCAGCCGTCGTCATGTGCCACTGGTCTTTATGGACGCGGGCGTACCGGGGTTGGGGGTGAGCAGCGTTCGCATCGATTACCATGCCGGCGTTGCTCAAGCGATGGATCATCTGATCGAACTTGGGCACGAGAGGATCGCTTTTATCAGCGGGCCGCTGAGGCTTACTTCGGCGCGTACCCGCTTCCACGCGTTTACCGAAGGACTTGAGCGAAGCCACCTGAAGGGGAATCCCAACATGATTGAGGAAGGCAATCATCGCGTGGATGGCGGCCATGATGCGATGCAGCGGATTTTGAGTTCGGGCGCGAAGCCGACGGCAATCCTGGCTTCGAACGATTTGACCGCGATCGGAGCTATGGGCGCTATCTATGAGCATGGGTTGCGCGTGCCGGAAGATATTTCAGTAATTGGGTATGACGATATTTTGCTGAGCGCGTTTACGCAGCCGGCGCTGACTACGCTTCGGCTGCCGCGCGAGGAGATTGCTACGGCAGCCTTTCGTGCGCTGTTCCACTCTCGGGAACCTGGAGCGGCAAAACCTGGCCAGGGGGCGGAGTCTTTGATCCAACCCAGCCTCGTGGTGCGGAAATCGACGGGGCCGGCGCCTCGTTAG
- a CDS encoding beta-N-acetylhexosaminidase: protein MDDQLTLMPAPASVHQGEGSFSLTPKLGVSYPHFHDARLEAGVERMLSRLQYVTGLPQSRSGKDVSAPGALIIDVKGAGQAVQSLDEDESYSLVVTASQVQLSAPTVVGALRGMETALQLIECKDAACQLPAVRIEDSPRFRWRGLMIDVSRHFEPISVIKRNIDGMAMVKLNVFHWHLSDDQGFRAESKRFPKLTGMGSGGQFYTQDEMRDVVAYARARGIRVVPEFDMPGHTTSWLIGYPEFASSAAPTELPVVFGIHDDSLDPTQESTYKFLDAFIGEMSEIFPDPYFHIGGDENTGKAWRGNPKIAAFMQAKGIKDTDALQAYFNQRLLPILTRHRKHMVGWDEVLTPGLPKDVMVQSWRGVASLAKGASQGYTGILSAPFYLDGMKTAEEHYLADPVPADTQLTPEQQALILGGEVCMWAEQLNERTVDSRIWPRTAAIAERFWSPADRRDVADMYRRLYSTSLQLEMAGLTHISGPQMARRSLAGSLHPVGLDTLATVIEPVSFHDRYKMQHTDATTPLDGLVDAVVPDPPSRHEIRTQVDALVGGGTAAKASGDALAVRFHAWQGAVPELTVLAGQSPRMPGAGTRVAQLDQLAKVGLSVVGYLQSGQKPPQGWSEQQLQIITDAEKPAGLVRFTFLPSLRALVVAAGK from the coding sequence GTGGACGATCAACTAACGCTTATGCCTGCTCCTGCCTCGGTTCATCAGGGGGAGGGTTCTTTTTCGCTGACGCCTAAGCTTGGTGTGTCGTATCCGCACTTCCATGATGCTCGTCTTGAGGCGGGAGTTGAGCGGATGTTGTCGCGGCTGCAATACGTTACTGGTCTGCCGCAGTCGCGCAGCGGTAAGGATGTCTCTGCGCCGGGTGCGCTGATCATCGACGTGAAGGGGGCTGGGCAGGCTGTCCAGTCGCTTGATGAGGATGAGTCTTATTCGCTTGTGGTTACGGCTTCGCAGGTTCAGCTTTCTGCCCCTACGGTCGTGGGAGCGCTTCGTGGGATGGAGACGGCGCTGCAATTGATCGAGTGTAAGGACGCGGCTTGTCAGCTGCCTGCTGTGAGGATTGAGGATTCACCGCGGTTTCGGTGGCGCGGGCTGATGATCGATGTGAGCCGGCACTTTGAGCCGATCAGCGTGATCAAGCGGAATATAGATGGCATGGCGATGGTTAAGTTGAATGTCTTTCACTGGCATTTGAGCGATGACCAGGGGTTTAGGGCGGAGAGCAAGCGGTTTCCGAAGCTGACGGGGATGGGATCGGGTGGTCAGTTTTATACGCAGGATGAGATGCGTGATGTTGTTGCGTATGCGCGAGCTCGTGGGATTCGTGTGGTGCCGGAGTTCGATATGCCGGGGCACACCACGAGCTGGCTGATTGGATATCCGGAGTTTGCAAGTTCTGCTGCTCCTACTGAACTTCCGGTTGTTTTCGGGATTCATGATGACTCGTTGGATCCGACGCAGGAGAGTACGTACAAATTTCTGGATGCGTTTATCGGTGAGATGAGCGAGATCTTTCCTGATCCTTACTTCCACATTGGAGGCGATGAGAATACGGGCAAGGCGTGGCGCGGGAATCCGAAGATTGCGGCGTTCATGCAGGCGAAGGGCATCAAGGATACGGATGCGTTGCAGGCTTACTTCAATCAGCGGCTGCTGCCGATTCTTACTCGACATAGAAAGCACATGGTTGGCTGGGATGAGGTGCTTACGCCAGGGTTGCCGAAGGACGTGATGGTGCAGTCGTGGCGTGGCGTTGCCTCGTTGGCTAAAGGGGCGAGTCAGGGTTATACGGGTATTCTGTCGGCTCCTTTCTATCTGGACGGGATGAAGACTGCAGAGGAACATTATTTGGCCGATCCTGTGCCTGCGGATACGCAGTTGACGCCTGAGCAACAGGCTTTGATTTTGGGCGGCGAGGTCTGCATGTGGGCTGAACAGTTGAACGAGCGGACGGTTGATTCGCGGATATGGCCGCGGACTGCGGCGATTGCGGAGCGCTTCTGGTCGCCTGCGGATCGCCGCGATGTTGCGGATATGTATCGACGGCTTTACAGCACCTCGTTGCAGCTTGAGATGGCTGGGCTGACGCATATTTCGGGGCCGCAGATGGCGCGACGGAGTCTTGCGGGTTCGCTGCATCCGGTTGGTCTCGATACGCTGGCTACGGTGATTGAGCCGGTCAGCTTCCACGATCGCTATAAGATGCAGCACACGGATGCGACTACTCCGCTGGATGGGTTGGTGGATGCTGTGGTGCCGGATCCGCCTTCGCGGCATGAGATTCGCACGCAGGTGGATGCTTTGGTCGGGGGAGGGACTGCTGCAAAGGCTAGTGGGGATGCTCTTGCGGTGAGGTTCCATGCGTGGCAGGGCGCTGTGCCGGAGCTTACGGTGCTGGCGGGTCAGTCGCCGCGGATGCCGGGTGCTGGAACGCGGGTTGCTCAGCTTGATCAACTTGCGAAGGTTGGGCTGTCGGTAGTGGGGTATTTGCAGTCGGGGCAGAAACCTCCGCAGGGATGGAGTGAGCAGCAGTTGCAGATTATTACTGATGCGGAGAAGCCGGCGGGTTTGGTGCGGTTTACGTTCTTGCCTTCGCTGCGGGCTTTGGTGGTCGCGGCTGGGAAGTAG
- a CDS encoding LysM peptidoglycan-binding domain-containing protein: MKGVVPSTVIANRVWDVIKQVDPTYSDLKHEIVTTGGAEQPYIIKTGDNLSKVSKLFYGTANKYNEIAAANGIDNPDRIQAGQQINVPVLG, translated from the coding sequence TTGAAAGGCGTTGTGCCTTCGACGGTGATTGCGAATCGGGTTTGGGATGTGATTAAGCAGGTGGATCCTACGTATTCGGATCTGAAGCATGAGATTGTGACGACGGGTGGGGCAGAGCAGCCTTACATCATCAAGACGGGGGACAACTTGTCGAAGGTGAGTAAGCTGTTCTATGGGACGGCTAACAAATACAACGAGATAGCTGCTGCGAACGGGATTGATAACCCGGACAGGATTCAGGCTGGGCAGCAGATCAATGTGCCTGTGCTTGGGTAA